From the Clostridium sp. Marseille-P299 genome, one window contains:
- a CDS encoding alpha/beta hydrolase codes for MKFQRIKINAIPAIIWGEKSDKVYIHVHGKMSCKEHAENFAEIAEKKGYQTLSFDLPEHGERKEVNYRCDIWNGMHDLTVIGDYAFSMWKEVSLFACSLGAYFSLNTYAGRKFMNCLFQSPVLDMEYLIQQMFSWFNVTEEKLCIEKEIPTPVDLLRWDYYQYVKNHPIEKWNIPTSILYGGKDNLQSIEVIQKFVKAHSCKLTISQSSEHSFMQEEDIKIVRTWLEENV; via the coding sequence ATGAAATTTCAAAGGATTAAAATTAATGCTATCCCTGCTATTATTTGGGGTGAAAAATCAGATAAGGTATATATACATGTTCATGGAAAAATGTCTTGCAAAGAACATGCAGAGAATTTTGCTGAAATAGCAGAGAAAAAAGGCTATCAAACACTTAGTTTTGATTTGCCAGAACATGGTGAAAGAAAAGAAGTTAATTATCGTTGTGACATCTGGAATGGTATGCACGACCTTACTGTGATTGGTGATTACGCTTTTTCAATGTGGAAGGAAGTTTCGTTGTTTGCTTGTAGCCTTGGAGCGTATTTCAGTTTAAATACTTACGCAGGCAGAAAATTTATGAACTGTCTTTTCCAATCCCCTGTGTTAGACATGGAATACCTTATTCAACAGATGTTTTCTTGGTTTAATGTAACAGAGGAAAAGTTATGCATAGAAAAAGAAATTCCAACGCCAGTAGATTTATTGCGTTGGGACTATTATCAGTACGTAAAAAATCATCCAATTGAAAAATGGAATATTCCAACCTCAATACTTTATGGAGGAAAAGACAATTTGCAATCAATAGAAGTGATTCAAAAATTTGTGAAAGCACATAGCTGCAAGTTGACAATATCTCAGAGCAGTGAACATTCATTTATGCAAGAAGAGGATATAAAGATAGTTCGTACATGGCTTGAAGAAAACGTATGA
- a CDS encoding DUF6115 domain-containing protein: protein MTTAQIVLLILGLVIVIISFFVVDRNEEHSSDIPLRNLHSNEITEDDIRGMKSQIQSISEEEIAKSLELTKDELSKLSNETIMSVHEYSDQVLAKIDHNNEEVVFLYNMLTTKEEELKQLFTKIDSARRESKEYLERLEELKNNGVMNEVSKKVDQIDINEKNNNSLDMKELWTEFDIEDDDVSLDETIQNRNEAILKLHRQKKSVLEISRQLGIGQGEVKLVIGLYGDNLI, encoded by the coding sequence ATGACAACAGCACAGATAGTATTATTGATTCTTGGCTTAGTTATCGTTATCATAAGTTTTTTTGTAGTTGATAGAAATGAAGAACATAGTAGTGATATACCACTGCGTAATCTTCACTCCAACGAAATAACGGAAGATGATATTAGAGGGATGAAGAGCCAAATTCAAAGTATTTCAGAGGAAGAAATAGCGAAAAGTTTAGAGTTAACAAAGGATGAACTTAGTAAGCTATCAAACGAAACAATCATGTCCGTTCATGAATATAGTGACCAAGTTTTAGCAAAGATTGATCATAACAATGAAGAAGTTGTTTTTCTTTACAACATGCTAACAACAAAAGAAGAAGAGCTTAAACAGCTTTTTACGAAAATAGATTCTGCTAGAAGAGAGAGTAAAGAATATTTAGAAAGACTTGAAGAACTAAAAAATAATGGCGTTATGAATGAAGTTTCAAAGAAAGTAGATCAAATAGATATCAATGAAAAAAATAATAATTCGTTAGATATGAAAGAATTGTGGACAGAATTTGATATTGAAGATGATGACGTATCTTTAGATGAGACCATACAAAATAGAAACGAGGCAATTCTAAAATTGCATAGGCAAAAGAAGTCCGTTTTAGAAATCTCTAGACAGCTTGGAATTGGACAAGGAGAAGTTAAGCTAGTAATTGGATTATACGGAGATAATTTAATTTAA
- a CDS encoding cyclopropane-fatty-acyl-phospholipid synthase family protein: MIPVTFQIKTEKNIDKIGKGDVEFTVTMNKDLSKKDLITSTSLALGEAYMRGDIELDRDLYEVLDLFMGEMSKFTTDKSSLKKLIHTSKSMKNQKKEVTSHYDIGNEFYSLWLDETMSYSCGYFMNDTDSLYQAQINKVNHILEKLQLKEGMTLLDIGCGWGFLLKQAAKLYGVKGTGITLSEEQYKKFASEIEKEGLQDLLSVRLMDYRELKNSGLQFDRAVSVGMLEHVGRGNYELFIENVNAVLKPQGLFLLHYISGMKENDGDAWIKKYIFPGGTIPSLREIIKILPDLRFYTLDVESLRRHYTKTLLCWRNNFMNKKEEILKLQGEEFTRMWELYLASCAATFNHGNIDLHQILMSKGVNNELAMNRTV, from the coding sequence ATTATCCCTGTTACATTTCAAATTAAAACAGAAAAAAACATTGATAAGATAGGTAAGGGTGATGTTGAATTCACTGTTACTATGAATAAAGATCTAAGTAAGAAAGATCTTATTACCAGCACCTCACTTGCTTTGGGTGAAGCATATATGCGAGGTGATATTGAGCTTGATCGAGATTTGTATGAGGTTTTAGACTTATTCATGGGTGAGATGAGTAAGTTTACTACGGACAAATCTTCATTAAAGAAATTAATTCATACATCAAAGTCAATGAAAAACCAGAAAAAAGAGGTTACCTCTCATTACGATATCGGGAATGAATTTTATAGTTTATGGCTAGATGAGACAATGAGCTATTCATGTGGATATTTTATGAATGATACCGATAGCTTATACCAAGCCCAAATAAATAAAGTGAATCATATATTAGAGAAACTTCAGCTTAAAGAAGGAATGACACTATTAGATATCGGATGTGGTTGGGGATTTCTTTTAAAACAGGCAGCTAAATTATATGGTGTAAAAGGAACTGGAATCACTTTAAGTGAGGAGCAATATAAGAAGTTTGCCAGTGAGATTGAGAAAGAAGGTCTACAAGATTTATTAAGTGTGAGGTTAATGGATTACCGTGAACTAAAAAATTCTGGACTTCAATTTGACCGGGCTGTTAGCGTTGGTATGCTAGAACATGTTGGAAGAGGGAATTACGAGTTATTTATAGAAAATGTAAATGCGGTCTTAAAGCCCCAAGGATTGTTTCTTTTACACTATATTAGTGGTATGAAAGAAAATGATGGAGATGCCTGGATAAAAAAATATATATTTCCAGGTGGAACAATTCCTAGTCTTCGTGAAATTATTAAAATCTTACCTGATTTACGGTTTTATACCCTTGATGTGGAAAGCCTTAGAAGGCACTATACAAAGACTTTATTATGTTGGCGAAATAATTTTATGAATAAAAAAGAAGAAATTTTAAAATTACAAGGAGAAGAATTTACTAGAATGTGGGAACTTTATTTAGCCTCTTGTGCAGCTACATTTAATCACGGAAATATTGATTTACATCAAATATTAATGTCAAAAGGTGTAAATAATGAGTTAGCAATGAATCGTACAGTGTAA
- a CDS encoding amino acid ABC transporter ATP-binding protein has protein sequence MNEAKKSPIIEIRHLSKTFGTHPVLQDIDFNVNQGDVTCIIGASGSGKSTLLRCVNLLEIPTSGEIKYHGTDITDRKINAASYRSKVGMVFQNFNLFSNMTVLKNCMVGQMKVLKKDKETARKNAMYYLEKVGMAPYINAKPRQLSGGQKQRVAIARALAMEPEVLLFDEPTSALDPQMVGEVLTVMRKLAKEGLTMIIVTHEMAFARDVSNRVIFMANGVIAEEGSPSQIFGDPKNALTKDFLSRFMNS, from the coding sequence ATGAATGAAGCAAAGAAATCTCCAATTATAGAAATTCGTCATTTAAGTAAAACCTTTGGTACGCATCCAGTATTACAAGATATTGACTTTAATGTAAATCAAGGCGATGTTACATGCATTATTGGTGCATCTGGTTCAGGTAAATCAACCCTTCTTCGATGTGTTAATTTATTAGAGATTCCTACCTCTGGTGAAATTAAATACCACGGAACAGATATTACTGACCGTAAAATAAATGCTGCCTCTTACCGTTCTAAAGTAGGTATGGTGTTCCAAAACTTCAATTTATTTAGTAACATGACTGTTCTTAAAAATTGTATGGTTGGACAAATGAAGGTTCTTAAAAAGGATAAGGAAACTGCAAGAAAAAATGCAATGTACTATCTTGAAAAAGTAGGTATGGCACCATATATTAATGCAAAACCTCGTCAACTTTCCGGTGGACAAAAGCAGCGTGTTGCAATCGCTCGTGCCTTAGCTATGGAACCAGAAGTATTATTATTTGATGAACCTACTTCTGCTCTAGACCCACAGATGGTTGGTGAAGTTCTTACCGTTATGAGAAAACTTGCGAAAGAAGGCCTTACAATGATTATCGTAACTCATGAAATGGCATTTGCTCGTGATGTTTCCAATCGAGTAATCTTTATGGCTAATGGTGTTATCGCAGAGGAAGGCTCTCCTAGTCAAATCTTTGGTGATCCTAAGAACGCTTTAACAAAAGACTTCTTAAGTCGTTTTATGAATAGCTAA
- a CDS encoding ISL3 family transposase, with protein MHNYCINKLLDLKGVKIKNITHADTFVKIYLETNPSEHICPNCGKQTKRVHDYRDQKIKDLPFQFKNCFLILRKRRYICTCGKRFYEKYSFLARYQQRTTRLTHIIAHMLRELVSMKSIAKRTNVSPSTVARILDTLSYSCPKLKNSISIDEFKGDTDAGKYQCIIVNPNLPSVMDLLPNRSQAHLTSYFSGLNRAERYRVKFFVCDMWQPYVDLAKIYFPNAAIIIDKYHFIRQVTWATEKVRKRLQKTMPVALRKYYKRSRKLILTRYYKLKEEKKHACDLMLQYNDDLRLAHKLKEWFYAICQNKKYSEQRKQFFEWIKWAETSGLEEFEKCAATYRNWSEGILNAFKYGLTNGPTEGYNNKIKILKRVSFGMKNFPRFRTRILHSMN; from the coding sequence ATGCATAATTATTGTATCAATAAATTATTAGATTTAAAAGGGGTAAAAATAAAAAATATCACTCATGCTGATACTTTTGTTAAAATATATCTCGAAACTAATCCTTCTGAACATATTTGCCCTAATTGTGGTAAACAAACAAAACGTGTTCATGACTATCGAGATCAAAAAATAAAGGATTTACCTTTTCAATTTAAAAACTGTTTCCTTATTCTTAGAAAACGGCGTTATATCTGCACCTGTGGCAAACGGTTTTATGAAAAATACTCTTTTCTAGCAAGATACCAACAGCGCACAACTCGTCTTACACATATTATTGCTCATATGCTTCGTGAGCTTGTAAGCATGAAATCTATCGCTAAGCGTACTAATGTATCCCCCTCAACGGTTGCTAGAATTCTTGATACGCTCAGTTATTCCTGTCCGAAGCTTAAAAATTCTATTTCTATTGACGAATTCAAAGGCGACACAGATGCAGGAAAGTATCAATGTATTATAGTAAATCCAAACTTACCTTCTGTTATGGATCTTCTCCCTAATCGATCACAGGCTCACTTAACATCTTACTTCTCTGGACTAAATCGAGCAGAAAGATATCGAGTGAAATTCTTTGTTTGTGATATGTGGCAGCCTTATGTTGACTTAGCTAAAATTTATTTTCCCAATGCTGCCATTATTATTGATAAATATCATTTCATTCGCCAAGTAACTTGGGCTACTGAAAAGGTACGCAAACGTCTTCAAAAGACAATGCCTGTAGCATTACGGAAATACTATAAACGTAGTCGAAAGTTGATTCTTACACGATATTATAAGCTCAAAGAAGAAAAAAAGCATGCATGTGATTTAATGTTACAATACAATGATGATCTTCGCTTAGCTCATAAATTAAAAGAATGGTTTTATGCGATATGCCAAAATAAGAAATACTCAGAACAAAGAAAACAATTCTTTGAATGGATTAAATGGGCTGAAACATCCGGTTTAGAGGAGTTTGAGAAATGCGCAGCTACTTATCGTAATTGGTCGGAAGGAATTTTAAATGCATTTAAATACGGATTAACCAATGGCCCTACAGAAGGGTATAATAACAAAATTAAAATTCTAAAACGTGTATCATTTGGTATGAAAAACTTCCCACGTTTCAGAACCAGAATATTGCATAGTATGAATTAA
- the tsf gene encoding translation elongation factor Ts — protein sequence MAITAGMVKELREMTGAGMMDCKKALAATDGDMDKAVEFLREKGLAAAEKKAGRIAAEGICATNVSADGKVASIVEVNSETDFVAKNDTFVSYVAEVAAQAAKTTATDIDAFLAEPWAADTTKTVKEALAAQIAVIGENMNIRRFEKIVAENGFVESYVHGGGRIGILVEVETSVYNEATRECAKNVAMQIAAMNPKYTSDAEVSPEYLAHEREILKTQAMNDPANAKKPENIVEKMIEGRLAKQLKEICLLDQVYVKDGDLTVQKYVDSVAKEVGAPIVIKRFVRFETGEGIEKKEEDFAAEVAKQMGQ from the coding sequence ATGGCTATAACAGCAGGAATGGTTAAAGAGTTAAGAGAAATGACCGGTGCAGGTATGATGGATTGTAAAAAAGCATTAGCTGCAACTGATGGTGATATGGACAAGGCAGTAGAGTTCTTAAGAGAAAAAGGACTTGCTGCAGCTGAAAAGAAAGCAGGAAGAATCGCAGCTGAAGGTATCTGTGCAACTAACGTAAGTGCAGACGGTAAAGTTGCTTCTATCGTTGAAGTTAACTCTGAAACTGACTTTGTTGCTAAAAATGACACTTTCGTTTCTTATGTAGCAGAAGTAGCAGCTCAAGCAGCTAAAACAACAGCTACTGATATTGATGCATTTTTAGCTGAGCCATGGGCAGCTGACACAACTAAGACTGTAAAAGAAGCTTTAGCAGCTCAAATCGCAGTTATTGGTGAAAACATGAACATCAGAAGATTTGAAAAAATCGTTGCTGAAAATGGTTTTGTTGAATCTTATGTACATGGTGGCGGAAGAATTGGTATCTTAGTAGAAGTTGAAACTTCTGTTTACAACGAAGCTACAAGAGAATGTGCTAAAAACGTAGCAATGCAGATCGCAGCTATGAATCCTAAGTATACAAGTGATGCAGAAGTATCTCCAGAATACTTAGCTCATGAAAGAGAAATCTTAAAGACTCAAGCTATGAACGATCCAGCAAATGCTAAGAAACCAGAAAACATCGTAGAAAAGATGATCGAAGGACGTTTAGCAAAACAATTAAAAGAAATCTGCTTATTAGATCAAGTATATGTTAAAGATGGTGACTTAACAGTTCAAAAATATGTTGATTCTGTTGCTAAAGAAGTTGGTGCACCAATCGTTATCAAGAGATTCGTTCGTTTCGAAACTGGCGAAGGTATCGAAAAGAAAGAAGAAGATTTCGCAGCTGAAGTTGCAAAACAGATGGGACAGTAA
- a CDS encoding DUF342 domain-containing protein: MNSYFQLDVRPDGVYMILYPEFDHGSLLDIREVASYLDQQSILYDNRQLMNEMFSLRERKVIKISNQVIPPINESVIIKIAPDKSKAFGRFYPPSLNGSRLSKEDIIKNLLKAGVKYGIKEEYIDQFLRQPVYCTETELATYLPVKEGKSAKITYYFNTDLSKKPKLNEDGSVDFHQLENFCKVEKGSVLASLEPAVAGIPGKDIFGAVIKPHKVENKILRHGRNIHLSEDGCFMYSDISGHATLIDNKVFVENTYEVPANVDATTGDIKYVGHVHIKGSVRTGYTVIAQGDIIVDDVVEGATLYAGGNIILKRGIQGMNKGSLQAEGNIITKFIENANINAGGYITTEAILHSNVTARGDIIVDGKRGFITGGEIRSGTMIQAKTVGSIMGTNTLLEVGNDPRIMEEYRDIDKEIADIELELEKITQTLVLFARKIKAGERLPTDKIGSLRSLTSTKEHSEKRLKELELRQQKLSEIIHSNDRGTIKISSIIYPGCKVVISNIVYYVRTEMARCTLVKEDGDIRVGPL, from the coding sequence ATGAATAGTTATTTTCAATTGGACGTAAGACCAGACGGCGTTTATATGATTTTATATCCTGAGTTTGATCATGGATCATTGTTAGATATTAGAGAAGTTGCTAGCTATTTAGATCAACAGTCAATTTTATATGATAATAGGCAATTAATGAATGAAATGTTTTCATTAAGGGAAAGGAAAGTAATTAAAATAAGCAATCAAGTGATTCCACCGATTAATGAAAGTGTTATTATAAAAATAGCGCCAGATAAGTCAAAAGCGTTCGGAAGATTTTATCCACCTTCTTTAAATGGTAGCCGATTAAGCAAAGAAGATATCATAAAGAATTTGCTAAAAGCAGGTGTAAAGTATGGGATTAAGGAAGAATACATTGACCAATTCTTAAGACAGCCGGTGTATTGTACTGAAACAGAGCTTGCAACTTATTTACCTGTCAAAGAAGGTAAGTCAGCGAAGATTACGTATTATTTTAATACAGATTTAAGCAAAAAACCTAAATTAAACGAAGATGGTTCGGTTGATTTTCACCAACTTGAGAATTTTTGCAAAGTAGAAAAGGGAAGCGTACTGGCTTCCTTAGAGCCTGCAGTTGCAGGGATACCTGGTAAGGATATCTTTGGTGCTGTGATAAAACCACACAAGGTTGAAAATAAAATTTTAAGACATGGACGTAATATACATCTCTCAGAAGATGGATGCTTTATGTACTCTGATATTTCAGGACATGCTACATTAATTGATAATAAAGTCTTTGTTGAGAATACCTATGAAGTACCTGCAAATGTGGATGCGACTACTGGGGATATTAAGTATGTTGGTCATGTACATATTAAAGGTAGTGTACGTACTGGATATACAGTAATTGCTCAAGGAGACATTATTGTTGATGATGTGGTGGAAGGTGCCACTTTATATGCGGGAGGAAATATAATCCTAAAACGTGGAATTCAAGGTATGAATAAAGGAAGTTTACAGGCTGAGGGAAATATCATTACAAAATTTATAGAGAATGCAAATATAAATGCAGGAGGATATATTACTACAGAAGCTATCTTACATAGTAATGTAACCGCCAGAGGTGATATTATTGTTGACGGGAAACGAGGCTTTATCACAGGTGGTGAAATTCGTTCAGGAACAATGATTCAAGCAAAAACAGTAGGATCTATTATGGGGACCAATACACTATTAGAAGTTGGAAATGACCCAAGAATAATGGAAGAGTATCGAGATATTGATAAGGAAATTGCCGATATAGAACTAGAGTTAGAAAAAATAACCCAAACATTGGTATTGTTTGCAAGAAAAATTAAGGCAGGCGAAAGACTTCCAACGGATAAGATTGGCTCCTTACGTTCACTTACAAGTACCAAAGAACATAGCGAAAAGAGATTAAAAGAGCTTGAGTTAAGGCAGCAAAAATTAAGTGAGATTATTCATAGTAATGATAGAGGAACTATTAAAATAAGCAGTATCATATATCCTGGTTGTAAAGTCGTTATTTCTAATATCGTGTATTATGTAAGAACTGAGATGGCACGCTGCACGTTAGTAAAAGAAGATGGAGATATTCGTGTAGGCCCATTATGA
- a CDS encoding amino acid ABC transporter permease, which yields MPSDFLGRIFYILKEYGSSFVRGAGVTMIIALVGTFIGCIIGFAVGIIQAFPTSKRDPFIKRGLFWIVRLILNIYVEFFRGTPMMVQAMFIYFGSAAVFNINMSMWFAAFFIVSINTGAYMAETVRGGILSIEAGQTEGAKAIGMTHIQTMVYVILPQALRNIMPQIGNNLIINIKDTCVLSIIGTVELFYVTKGIAGALYTYFEAFTIVMAIYFILTFTCSRILRHLESKLDGPDNYDLATTDTLAHTSGMYKFSGKRKEEGK from the coding sequence ATGCCAAGTGACTTTTTAGGAAGAATCTTTTATATTCTTAAAGAATATGGTTCCTCTTTCGTACGTGGTGCCGGAGTTACTATGATAATTGCCCTTGTAGGTACATTTATTGGTTGTATTATCGGATTTGCAGTAGGAATCATCCAAGCATTTCCTACCTCCAAACGTGATCCATTTATTAAACGCGGATTATTCTGGATTGTAAGACTTATATTAAATATTTATGTAGAATTCTTCCGTGGAACACCAATGATGGTACAAGCGATGTTTATATATTTTGGTTCTGCTGCGGTATTTAATATTAATATGTCCATGTGGTTTGCTGCTTTCTTTATCGTTTCTATTAATACAGGTGCGTATATGGCAGAAACCGTTCGTGGTGGTATTTTATCCATTGAAGCAGGACAAACAGAAGGTGCAAAGGCAATTGGTATGACACATATTCAAACAATGGTTTATGTCATCCTACCACAAGCTCTTAGAAATATTATGCCTCAGATTGGTAACAACTTAATTATTAATATTAAGGACACTTGCGTTCTTTCTATTATTGGAACAGTTGAGTTGTTCTACGTTACAAAAGGTATTGCGGGTGCATTATACACTTACTTTGAAGCCTTTACAATTGTAATGGCGATTTACTTTATTTTAACATTTACTTGCTCAAGAATTCTTCGTCATTTAGAAAGTAAGTTAGATGGCCCTGATAATTACGATTTAGCAACTACTGATACCCTTGCCCATACAAGTGGTATGTATAAATTTTCTGGAAAAAGAAAGGAGGAGGGCAAATAA
- the rpsB gene encoding 30S ribosomal protein S2 yields MSVISMKQLLEAGVHFGHQTRRWNPKMAEYIYTERNGIYIIDLQKSVGKVDEAYYAIKDVVANGGKVLFVGTKKQAQDSVKSEAERCGMYYVNERWLGGMLTNFKTIQSRIARLKEIEAMANDGTFEVLPKKEVIELKKEWEKLEKNLGGIKDMKEIPDAIFVVDPKKERICIQEAHTLGIPLIGIADTNCDPEELDYVIPGNDDAIRAVKLIVAKMADAVIEANQGVQLSDSAEEVEEEAIAE; encoded by the coding sequence ATGAGCGTTATTTCAATGAAGCAATTACTTGAAGCTGGTGTTCATTTCGGACATCAAACAAGAAGATGGAACCCTAAAATGGCTGAGTACATCTACACAGAAAGAAATGGTATCTACATCATCGATTTACAGAAATCTGTAGGTAAAGTTGATGAAGCTTACTATGCAATCAAAGATGTAGTAGCTAACGGTGGTAAAGTTCTTTTCGTTGGTACTAAGAAACAAGCTCAGGATTCAGTTAAATCTGAAGCTGAACGTTGTGGAATGTACTATGTAAACGAAAGATGGTTAGGTGGTATGTTAACTAACTTCAAAACTATCCAATCTAGAATTGCAAGATTAAAAGAAATCGAAGCTATGGCTAATGATGGTACATTCGAAGTTCTTCCTAAGAAGGAAGTTATCGAATTAAAGAAAGAATGGGAAAAACTTGAGAAGAACCTTGGCGGTATCAAGGATATGAAAGAAATTCCTGACGCTATCTTCGTAGTAGATCCTAAGAAAGAAAGAATTTGTATTCAAGAAGCTCACACACTTGGAATTCCACTAATCGGTATCGCAGATACTAACTGTGATCCAGAAGAACTTGATTATGTAATTCCTGGTAACGATGATGCTATTAGAGCGGTTAAATTAATCGTTGCTAAAATGGCAGATGCTGTTATTGAAGCAAATCAAGGTGTTCAATTATCTGATTCTGCTGAAGAAGTAGAAGAAGAAGCAATTGCAGAATAA
- a CDS encoding GNAT family N-acetyltransferase — translation MNVILRQENKNDYESVYNLIKLAFASAEHSDGDEQNLVERLRKGDAFIPELSIVAEVDGEIVGHILFTKIQIGDSKVLALALAPLAVAPQFQNCGIGGKLIKEGHRIAKGLGYEISVVLGHDKYYPRFGYQPAKLYSIKAPFPVDDKNFMAIKLNDDVDLKVDGVVEYAKEFNIN, via the coding sequence ATGAATGTGATTTTAAGACAAGAAAATAAAAACGATTATGAAAGCGTTTATAATTTAATAAAGCTGGCGTTTGCTAGTGCAGAGCATAGTGATGGAGATGAGCAAAATTTAGTTGAACGACTAAGAAAAGGAGACGCATTTATTCCAGAGTTGTCCATAGTGGCAGAAGTAGATGGTGAAATTGTTGGACATATTTTATTTACTAAAATACAAATAGGAGATTCCAAGGTGCTAGCTTTAGCACTTGCGCCTTTGGCAGTAGCTCCTCAATTTCAAAACTGTGGAATTGGTGGAAAACTTATTAAGGAAGGGCATAGAATTGCAAAAGGCCTGGGCTATGAAATTAGTGTAGTCTTGGGACATGATAAATACTATCCTAGATTTGGATATCAACCTGCAAAACTATATTCCATAAAGGCTCCATTTCCAGTAGATGATAAAAATTTCATGGCTATAAAATTAAATGATGATGTAGATCTAAAGGTTGATGGAGTAGTTGAATATGCAAAAGAGTTTAATATCAATTAA
- a CDS encoding glycoside hydrolase family 28 protein, translated as MQTFTVELPVFPDRKVSIVDYNAVPGGTVSNTVAINKAIQELYSLGGGTVIVPKGIWLTGPITLKSNINLHLEKGAFIKFDKNPEEYPIILTDYEGQPRLRAVSPIHAFDEENIAITGYGVIDGNGHEWRPLKKFKITNKQWEARLKKSQYFIETDEGGIWYPSKTSYEGCLVGEPSLDDPDAIAKATPYYDHYRPVMTNLVRCNKILIEGVTLQNSPAWNLHPLLCTNLTLRNAFIRNDSFAQNGDGLDLESCRFVDIYDVKFDVGDDAICMKSGKNAIARKITVPTEHVRIRDCVVYHGHGGFVVGSEMSRGVRDVVIENCLFIGTDTGIRFKSAIGRGGVVEDIMIKDIQMTDIAAEAVIFTMGYVLFRLDHEASDQPDEILKEDIPEFKNITIRDVNCVRAGQAIKIEGLEQLPIHDLTLENVVIEAKKGIEIKNANQIFLKNVTVTNQDNKEQSFHFENDVLAESSYNF; from the coding sequence ATGCAAACTTTCACAGTTGAATTACCAGTTTTTCCAGACCGAAAAGTAAGCATAGTAGATTACAATGCTGTTCCAGGAGGAACCGTGTCTAATACAGTTGCCATTAATAAAGCAATACAAGAGCTTTACAGTCTTGGTGGGGGTACTGTTATTGTACCAAAGGGAATATGGCTTACGGGACCAATTACATTAAAGTCAAACATTAATCTTCACTTAGAAAAGGGAGCATTCATTAAATTTGATAAGAATCCTGAAGAATATCCAATTATATTAACTGATTATGAAGGACAACCAAGATTACGTGCTGTATCTCCAATTCATGCCTTTGATGAAGAGAACATTGCCATTACTGGTTATGGAGTTATTGATGGAAATGGTCATGAATGGCGCCCATTAAAGAAATTTAAGATTACTAACAAGCAATGGGAAGCAAGACTTAAAAAGAGTCAATATTTTATAGAAACGGACGAAGGTGGTATTTGGTATCCTTCTAAGACATCATATGAGGGATGCTTAGTGGGTGAGCCAAGTTTGGACGATCCAGATGCCATTGCAAAAGCTACTCCATATTACGATCATTATCGTCCAGTTATGACTAATTTGGTACGTTGTAATAAAATATTAATTGAAGGTGTAACACTTCAAAACTCCCCAGCTTGGAATCTTCATCCATTACTTTGTACGAATTTAACATTACGTAATGCATTTATTAGAAATGATAGCTTTGCTCAAAACGGAGATGGACTTGACTTAGAATCTTGCCGTTTTGTAGATATCTATGATGTAAAATTCGACGTCGGCGATGATGCAATTTGTATGAAATCTGGTAAAAATGCAATCGCTAGAAAGATTACTGTTCCAACAGAGCATGTACGCATCAGAGATTGTGTTGTTTACCATGGTCATGGCGGTTTTGTTGTAGGAAGTGAAATGTCTCGAGGTGTTAGAGATGTTGTAATTGAAAATTGCTTATTTATTGGTACAGATACTGGTATTCGTTTTAAGAGCGCGATTGGCCGTGGCGGTGTTGTAGAAGATATAATGATTAAAGACATCCAAATGACTGACATTGCAGCAGAAGCTGTTATCTTTACAATGGGGTATGTATTATTCCGCTTGGATCATGAAGCAAGTGATCAACCAGATGAAATATTAAAGGAAGATATTCCAGAGTTTAAGAATATAACAATCCGTGATGTGAATTGTGTACGTGCTGGTCAAGCAATTAAAATTGAAGGTTTAGAACAGTTACCTATCCATGATTTAACCTTGGAAAATGTAGTGATAGAAGCAAAGAAGGGAATTGAGATTAAGAATGCAAATCAGATATTCCTTAAAAATGTTACTGTAACAAATCAGGATAATAAAGAGCAATCTTTTCACTTTGAAAATGATGTTTTAGCGGAGTCTAGTTATAATTTTTAA